In the genome of Elusimicrobiales bacterium, the window AAGTTAAGCAGCGATCTCAGATGTGGCGGCAAATGTATTTCATTCCATCATGCGGAGCATTAATATGAAAACTTACTGCCCAAATTGCGATAAAATGGTTCCCGCTGTTGAGCATACAAAAGCGGAGAAATTGCCCGTAAAAGGCGATGAAATAGAGATAAAATCCGTATTTCTGCGGTGTCCGGAGTGTTCGGAAAGCATATTTAATGAAAAGCTGGATTCAAAAAATCTGGAACAGGCATTTGCCGGCTACCGCCGGAAACATAAACTTCTGTCTCCGCGGGAAATAAGGGCCATCCGCGAACAATACGGGCTGAGCCAGCGCGCATTCGGCGGCTTGCTGGGATGGGGAGAGATAACCATCCATCGTTATGAAGCGGGCGCTATTCAGGACAGGGCGCACAACGAACTGCTGGAACTTATAAAAATGCCCGAAAACATGTTGTTTATTTATGAGGAAAATAAGGAATTGCTGCCCCAACGTTTAAGGGATGAAATACATATAAAAGTTAACGTCTTGATGGAACGAGCAGCAGTTTCGCGGTTTAATAAGGCGTTTGAATATTACTTGTCGTATGCAAAAACAGCGCAACCCGAATTTACGGGGAATAAAGCTTTTGATTTGAGAAAAACAATCCAGATGATACTCTACATAGTGAACCACCTTAAGGAAACATTCAAAACCAAGATCAACAAGATGTTGTGGTATGCCGACTTTCTGCATTTCAAACGCCACATGATTTCCATCAGCGGCAATGGCTATGTGCATCTGGATTTCGGCCCCGTGCCGAATCATTATGACTTGATACTTTCCAAAATGGTTGAAGACAAATTGTTGCGAAAAGAGGAGCGGAAATTCGGCGAAGCGATAAGTGCGCTGGTTACTCCAAATGCCAGAGAATTCACAGAAACTGAAAAGGAAGCATTGGATTTTGTGATAGGAAAGTTTAAAAACTCAAGTTGCAATGAGATTTCACAGCAATCGCATAACGAATCCCCATACAAAAACACTGCCACAAGAGAAAGAATCTCATACCATCTGGCAAAAAACTTGACAATGAGTTTGCCTTAGCAGGGACAGGGGAAGTCGTGAGAGCGCTTTCGACAGAGGGCGTCAAATATGCCGGCTCCAAGTTGAAATTGCTGCCGCATATTCTGGCATTGGCCGGGAAGACCGGCGCGGGAACCGTGCTGGACGGGTTTTCGGGGACCACGCGGGTTTCGCAGGCTTTCGCCAAAAACGGGTATGGGGTGATTTGCAATGATATTGCCGTCTGGTCCGAAACGTTCGGGCGGTGCTATCTGCAAAACGCCGGGCTGGCGCGGGAGCGCGGGCAGTTGCTGGCCCACCTCAACTCGCTGTCGCCGGAACTGGCGGCAAAATTGCTCAACGAGGCTTGATGAGGGGATGTTCCCCGGGCAATAGCTTTTGCCAAGCAGCGCATCGGATTTTGGCATATCTTGTATAATTGTTGACAACTTGTGGGTATCAGGGGTAAAAAACACAAATTTCGTAAGAATACTTTGGAGGCAGTTATGAAAAGTATGAAAATTGTCAGTGTCCTGAATTTACTGTTAATTTTTGCCGTTGTTAAAGTTCATGCCGATGGTTGTATGATTGCTAGCAAAGGCATGGATTTCCCGGTTGAGACCGACCAATACGCCTATATCAACTACGAGAAGAACAATGAACAACTGATGGTAAGTATCGGAGCCGCGAAAGATTTCACAAAGGGCGTGTGGCTTCTCCCTGTTCCTGCCGTTCCGGAAAAAGTGAAATTGGACATTGTCGAAAATATCCCGGATTTTTTAGGACAGGAAATACATGAAGCGTTGAATTATCGGCTTGAAAGAACGAAAGATTTGGTTTTAGGCTCACAGTTGTATCCGCTGATATTAACACGTCTTAACAGCATATTACCATACAAGGTTTTTGGCAGCGCCGCCGGAAGTTTGGGGAGTCTCGGATCCAAAAACGCCCCAGCGGGTGTGATGGTGCATCAGCAGGTTGAAAAAAACGGTATAGTGACAGAACTTGTCACTGCCCGCGAAGGCGACGGATTATATAACTACTTTTCCGGCAAAGGTTTACCCATAAATCGGGGATTTATCCCTGTGCTGGATGAGTATACAGGCAAGGACTATTCCTTTGTAGTGTCTTGGGTGGATAAGAATGGTGAAAATCTTCCAGTAACAGCGATGGACGTGTTGATGTATCTGAATCGTCAACGCGCAAGTTCCGGAGATTTAGTTAAATTACGCCGAAGGTATGCGGATACCCTGTGGCGGTCGCGTAAATTGTCCGACCAGGATAATGCCGCGCTGTTAGCAGAAGTTGCTAAAATTCCCGGGCTTGTGGACAATGTCAGGAAGCAAATGTGGCAGACACGATCGCCAAGACTGGCAGTGTCTGTGACATTTCCCACCGATAAGCTCTATTATCCACTGAAGCTTACCAGTGTTTACGGCAGTGCTGTTGTTCCGGCAACTATCAAAATTCGGGGTTTTGTTACTCCCGATGTTTTTAAAGACATTGGCCCCTATATCAAGACGCAATACTTTATTGCCGACGATTATAGATTCGAATATGCCAAGCCCATCCCGCATAAGCAGGGTATGTACACCAAAATCAACCTTTCCGCTCCGGGCACATCGTTGACAGATGATCTTTGGATTGAAGATAAAATGCCAGGCAATCTCCGTATTCCGCTGTTTATATTTGAGCACATAATGTTTTCGTCGTGGTTGGCGCTTATTGCCCTCCTGCTTGTGTCGGGTATTTCGGCGCGGCTTATTGTTCCCAATCATGGCTTAAGAAAAAATTGGTTCGCTGAATCTCTTGCCTTGGGGGTTGCCGGATGCTTTTCGCTAGTTGCCGTCGCGGCAACGGCATTGTTTTTATACAAAGAAGATACCGAAAAGGGATTGGAACTGCAAAATGCTTTAGCTTCGCGCGGTTATCAGTGGAAGAGACGATGGGGGCTTTTGTTGAGTTGCGCCAGTCCAGTGACCTTACTGTCCGGTCTTGCATTGGCGCCTTTCATTATTTTGCTGCTTATGTCTTTTAGATTTCCATTGAGTTGGCTGCGACTGTTGATGTCTATTGCGTGTATCGCGATATGTGGGAGCGCTCTGGCATGGATAAAATACCGTGGGTATCGTCCGCTTACCGCAATTTTGTTTGGGGCGATTTTTCCCGCGACCTTGGTTTACTATGATGCAGCGCTTTTCAATGCGCAAAACTTCATGAACGATACCTATATTACCAGTTTCGATATTCAGCCGATGCTGTTTTTGAAACTTTTCTGCGGCTCGTTTGTGTTTTTGTATTTTCTGGAATTTACGGCGCGCAAAACAAATGCGGCGGATAAGTTGAAACACACTGTCGTTTCGCTTCTCGTTGGCATTTTCACCAATATCGCCCTTGCGGCTGGGACAATAATCGTATTCTCCTACATGGCATTCTGTTTTAACGAATATCAGAGTATTCATGTCATCGCAGTGTATTTTCTTGCAAGTCTGGTTTTGGGCTTGTACTTGCCCATGCGCCTGCTGACGTATCGAAGGCCGGAAGACGAAGAATTATTCAAACAGCTTGAGCAGGAGGGGTATTCTCCCATCACATTGCTTAAACGAACAAATTGGCTGAAAGCCGTGGGAGTGTTTACTTTAACTTTCATGTTGCTGGCATTTGGCGCATGGAAGTTGTTGCGGGTTATAATTTGAAGCCTGCGGGAGTTGGCAAGGTTGAATATGCTGCTACCCGGCTAAAAAACCGTGCCGGTTTTATAGGGTAGCAGCAATATCGTTGCTGTTTACAGAAATCGTGATAGAGTCTCTTTCCACTCAGGGCGTCAAATACGCGGGCTCCAAGTTGAAATTGCTGCCGCATATTCTGGCATTGGCGGCAAAAACCGGGGCGGGAACCGTGCTGGACGGGTTTTCGGGGACCACGCGGGTTTCGCAGGCTTTCGCCAAAAACGGGTATGGGGTGATTTGCAATGATATCGCCGTCTGGTCCGAAACGTTCGGGCGGTGCTATTTGCTTAACCGGAAAACCCGCGACGAATATGCGGAATTGTTCGCGCATCTTAACGCGGCCGCGCCTGCGGACGGGTGGTTCAGCGAACATTACGGCGGGGCCGCCGGCGACGGGCGCGCCGCCGGTTCCGACGGGCTGAAAAAACCCTGGCAAATCCATAACACGCGGAAACTGGACGGCATACGGGATGAAATAGAGCGGTTGAAGCTGCCGCCGGTTGACAAGGCCGTCGTTTTGACCGGGCTTATCCTCGCGCTGGACCGGGTGGATAATTCGCTGGGCCATCACGCCGCGTATCTCAAAAACTGGTCCGCGCGCTCTTACGGGCAACTGAAGCTGGAAATTCCGGATTTTTGCGGCGGCGGGCGGGGGCATCAGGTTTTCAGGCGGGATATTTTTGACCTGCTGCCGGAAGTATCCGCCGATTTGGCGTATTTTGACCCGCCCTACGGCTCCAATAACGGGAAAATGCCGCCCTCGCGCGTGCGCTATGCGGCTTATTACCACTTGTGGACGACGGTCTGCCTTAACGACAGACCGGAATTGTTCGGCAAGGCCAAACGGCGGAGCGACAGTTCTGACGTGAAATCGCCCTCCGTTTTTGAGGAGTTCCGGCGCGGCGCGGCGGGCCGCTTCATCGCGGTTGAGGCGATTGAGCGGCTCATACGCGGGGTGAACGCGCAGTGGGTGATTTTATCCTACAGCTCCGGCGGCCGGGCGACCGCGCGTGAACTGGATGAAGTTATGCGCTCCTGCGGCAGGCTGGCCGAGACCGTCCGGCTGGAATACAAACGCAATGTGATGTCCGCGATGAAATGGACCAACGACTGGGCGGCCTCGCCCGGAAATCCGCACGAGGAATTTCTATTTCTGCTGGAAAAACGGTAAACTGTATTTATGAACATAATACTTGCCGCCAGCGAGGTATTCCCTTTCTGCAAAACCGGCGGGCTGGCCGATGTGGCCGGCGCGCTGGCGCAGGTGTTTTCCCGGACAAAAGACAACAGGCTTGTGGTTTTCGTTCCCAAATACCGCAATATAGGCGGCGGGATGTTTTCGCTGAAAGCGGTTCCGGGCAGCTTTTCCGTGCCGATGACGGGGCGGCTGGAAACCGCCTCCCTCCTGCGCGCGGACTGGGGAAAAGCCACCGTTTATTTCGTAGACTGCCCCAAATACTTTGACCGGGCCGAGCTTTACCGCACCAAATACGGCGATTATCAGGATAATGACGAGCGTTTCATATTCTTCTCGCGCGCGGTGCTGGAAGGCGCGAAATTCATAGACTTCAAGCCGGACATAATACACTGCCACGACTGGCAGACGGGCCTGATTCCCGCCTATCTGAAAACGTTGTACCGCATAGACGCGTTTTTCGCCAAGACCGGCTCGCTGTTTACCATACACAACATGGCTTTTCAGGGCTGCTTCCCGCGCGACACGCATTTCCGGGCGGGTTTCGGCTGGATAGACTTCACGCCGGACAAGCTGGAATTCTACGGCGGGATAAATTTCCTTAAATCCGGCATAGTTTTCGGCGACAGGGTCAACACCGTAAGTCCCGGATACGCCGACGAGGTGCGCTTAAAGCCGGAGTTCGGGCGCGGGCTGGAGGGGGTGCTGCGCGCGCGCGGGGCGGATTTTTCCGGCATACTAAACGGCATAGACACCGAAATCTGGGACCCGGAGATGGACGCTTTCATCCCGCGCGGCTATGATTTCCGCTCTTTTTCAAAAGGCAAGGCGGCGGCCAGGACCGCGCTGCGCGCCAGAACCGGCCTTGCCGAGGACAAGGCGCCGCTTGTGGGCATAGTGTCGCGGCTGGAGGGGCAGAAAGGCTCCGACATCATCGCGGCTGTGATGCCCAATTTCGCCGCGCGGGCGCAGTTCGCGCTGCTGGGCTGCGGCGACCCGCATGTCCAGGACACGTTTGCCGCGCTGGAGCGCCAGCATCCCGGCCGCATTTCCTGCTGTTTCGCGCATAACGAGGAGCTGGCCCACATCGTCTACGCCGCCAGCGATATTTTCCTGATGCCCTCGCGCTTTGAGCCGTGCGGCCTCAGCCAGATGATAGCCATGCGCTACGGCGCGCCGCCGGTCGTAACCCGCACCGGCGGGCTGGCCGACACCGTTTCTGATGCCGCGCCGGTTACCGGCTATTTCGCCGCCGACGCGCAGAAGGAAAACGTAACCGCCGCGCTGTCCAAGGCGATATGCGATTTTTCCAACAGGCGTGTCTGGGGCGAGGTGGTCCGCAACGGCATGAAGCGGGATTTCTCGTGGGACTCGTCCGCCGCGCATTACCTGGCCCTGTTCTCAACCATACACAAGCTGCGCAGATAGCGTCCCGGACGACACGGTCGCACGCGCGCAATATTTTCTATAATTGAATGGTGAACGTAGAGGCTAAAGTCGGGATTTTCGCCATTGCCGGCCTGCTGCTGCTGGGGCTGGGCATATTCTCGCTGGGGGATTTTTCCGTGCGGCGGGAGTATCCGCTTTCCGTTGAATTCAGGGACGTCGCCGGCCTGCCGGACAAATCGGTGGTGCGCCTCTCCGGCGTGGACATCGGCAAGGTCAAATCAATAGAGATGGAAGGCGATCATGTGCTGGTCCATCTGGCGGTGCGCGAGGGCGTCAAAATCTGCCGCGACGCGAGATTTCAGATAGGCTCCACCAGCATAATAGGCAGCAAATACCTGCAAATAGACCAGGGGCACGATTCGGCGGGATTTCTGTCTCCGGGCGCGCGCGTCAAGGGCGACAACATACTGCCGCTGGACAGGATGCTGGCCTCCACACTCTCCACCATGCAGCGGCTGATGGACGAGGTGAGCCAGAAAGGCAGGCTGGGCCGCGACCTCTCCAAAACGATGGAGAATCTGCGCGACCTCACCGCCAACATGAACGAGCTTATTTCCACCGTGCAGCCGCGCGTGGAAAGCTCCATGAAAAACATGGAAGACATTTCCGCCAAGCTGGACGGGCTTATAGCCAAGGTGGACTCGCTGGTCAACAAGATAAACACCGGACAGGGCGTGGCCGGCGCGCTTGTCACCGACGAGAAGATGCGCGACGACCTCAAAACCACCATGGCCAATGTAAAAGACGCCAGCGGCCGGGCCAAGGACATCCTTACCAAGGTTACGGACTTCAAGGTGCACTGGAAATACACCAGCCGCTATGAGCCGCAGGCGGCCGCCTCCAGAAGCGATTTCGGCGTGGAAATATCGCCGCGGCTGGGACGGTACTACTATCTGGGCATAGCCAACCTCAGAAACGGCGACGACCAGTCCCCCCGCCCCGATTACGCCGAAAAGAACAAGGTGGAGGCCCAGCTCGGCTGGACGGGCCAGGATTACGATTTCTACGCCGGACTTATACGCGGCGCGGGCGGTTTCGGCATCCGCTACACTCCGTTCGGGCAGACGCCGGCGCTTAAACGGCTCTCCGTCAACGCGGCGGCCTACGATTTCCTGCGCAACCGCACCATCAACGGGCGCGAGTTCAACGCCCCGCAGTACGACCTGGGCACGGAGCTGCATCTAAGCCGCGTCATCTCGCTGGGCGCGGGGGTGGTGGACATCAAGGGAACCGGCAACACTTCGTACTCGCTGAACCTGAAATTTGAAGACAAGGACATCGCCTACCTGCTGGGCCTTGTTACGCTGGGAACGGTGCGCACTTCGGGGGGCAACTGATGAAGCTCAAAACCATGCACCGCTGCCAGAGCTGCGGTTTCGCCTCGCCCAAATGGCTGGGCCAGTGCCCGGACTGCAAGGGCTGGAACACCCTGGTGGAGGAAGTAACCGAAACCGGCAAACCCGGAGCCAAAGAGCGGCGCGCGCTGACCGATTTTTCATCCGAGCTGACCCCGCTGGACAAGGCCCGCGCCGCAGACGAGCCGCGCATAAAAACCGGCATCTCGGAGGTTGACAGGCTGCTGGGCGGAGGGCTGGTCCGGGGGCAGGCCGCGCTGTTGGCGGGCGCGCCCGGCATAGGCAAATCCACGCTGACTTTGCAGCTTGCCGGCGGGCTGGCCCCGGCGATGAAGGTGCTATATGTAAGCGGCGAGGAATCGCTGCATCAGGTGGGCGCGCGCGCGGCGCGGCTGAAGGTGAACTCCAAAGACATTCTGCTTTTGTCGGAAACCGATTTGTCGCGTATAATAGAGGCGTACCGCAAGGTGAAGCCGGGCGCGCTGGTGATAGATTCCATACAGACCGTCTATCATCCGCAGTTCGCGGGCAGCCCCGGCACCGTAAGCCAGGTGCGCGAAAGCGCGGCGGAACTGCTGCGCCTGTGCAAAAGCGACAATGCGCTGCTTGTGCTGCTGGGCCATGTTACCAAAGAAGGCTCCCTCGCCGGACCGCGCGTGCTGGAGCATATAGTGGACACCGTGCTGTATTTTGACTCCGAGCGGCACAACCTGCTGCGCATACTGCGGGCATACAAAAACCGCTTCGGGCCCACGTCGGAAATAGGCATATTTTCCATGTCCGAATCCGGCCTCGGCGCGGTGGAGGACGCCAGCCTGCATTTCTCCTCCGCCGGACGGGACAAGCCGCTTAAGGGCCGCGCATTCTCCGTGGCGATGGAGGGCAGCCGCCCCATCGCGGCGGAGGTGCAGGCGCTGGTGGCCCCGACGCGCTACCCCTTCCCGCGCCGGCTGGCCAGCGGGCTGGACCTCAACCGCTGCCAGCTGCTGCTTGCCGCGCTGGAGCGGCATGTGGGCCTTAGCCTGGAGAACAAGGACGTGTTCCTCTCCGTGGCCGGGGGCATCCGCCTGGACGACCCCGCGCTGGACCTGGCGGTGTGCGCGGCGGTAATCAGCTCCGCCAGAGACACGGTGATAGGCTGGGAGAATGTGTTTGTCGGCGAAGTGGGGATACTGGGCCAGGTTTCCCGCGTGCCGTGGCTGGGCGCGCGGCTGGCGGAGGCGGGCAGGCTGGGATTTAAGACGGCGCATGTCCCGCCTGTCTCCGGCAGTGAAAAGCTGCCGCAGAAGCCTTCCGCCGCGGTAACGGAGGATTTGAGAGAGCTGTTCAACGCGGTCGCCGCCAAGGCGGCCGTAAAAGCGTAGGAGGTTACTCATGCTGGTATGGATTCTAAGGACGGTGGCGCTGCTGGGCTCTTCGGTGCTGGCCTATTACATCATTTCGCCGGACTGGAAGGGCACCATGGTAGGCGCCGCCTGCGGCGCGACGCTTATCATGCTGGAGGTCGCGCTGGAAAGCATAAGCCTGATGTCTTTCATCATCGGCGTGGCCGGCGCGGTCATAGGCCTGGTGATGACAAAGCTGCTGGACGCGCTGGTGCTGCAGATAAGCAATCCCGGGCTGGACGCGATGTGGGGCAAGGTGCATCTGCTCATCCAGTTCCTGTTCATGGTGCTGGGCGCGATACTGGCGCTGCGCAAAACGCCGGAGCTCGACGACCTGGACAAGGACCTGGCCGCCATGGGCAGGCGGCGCGGCAGCGCGTTCAAGCTGCTGGACATAACAGCCATCATAGACGGCAGGATTATAGACATCGCCGACACGCATTTCCTCTCCGGCACGCTGGTGGCGCCCAGATTCGTGGTCAACGAACTGCATTCCATGGCCGAATCCCAGGACCAGATGAAGCGCGCGCGCGGGCGGCGCGGGCTGGACATACTCTCCCGCCTCCAGGAATCAAAGGACATCCCGCTGCGCGTGCTGGACAAGGACATTCCCGACGCCGCCGAGGTAGACTCCAAACTCGTCCGCCTGGCGCGGGAAATGAACGCCCAGATAATCACCACCGAATTCAACATGCACAAGCTGGCCGCGCTGGAGGGCGTTACCGTGCTTAACGTCAACGACCTGTCCACCGCGCTAAAACCCGTGGTGCTGCCGGGCGAGGTGATGTCGCTTTTCATAATGAAAGAGGGCAAGGAGCGCGAGCAGGGCGTCGGCTATCTGGACGACGGCACCATGGTTGTCGTGGAAGAGGGGCGCCGCTGGATAGGCCGCCGCATAGACGCCACCGTCTATTCCATACTGCAAACCTCTTCAGGGCGGATGATATTCGCGCGCGCCAAGTGGGATGCCAAGCAGCAGCAACAGCAGGCCCAGCAGGAGAACGAGGCTCATCAGGCCGCAAGCGAGGTGCGCGCCCAGAATGAACACCGCTAACGACGCTTCCGGCGCGCCGCCGTCCAAAACGGCGCGCTCCGCCGCCGCAAAGCCCGCCGCCGCAAAACGCGGCGGCTGGGCCGCCATAATCGCGGCGGGCGGCTCCGGCGCGCGCATGGGCCGGCCCAAGCAGATGCTGCCGCTGGGCGGCAAGCCGCTTTTGTTCCATAGCATATCGCTGTTTGCGGGAATGCAGGAATTCGGCGAGATAATAGCGGTTACCGCGCCGGAAAACTTTCCCGCCGTGGAACGCGAGTTCGGCCCCGCGGTAAAGCTGGCCGCCGCGGGGGCCACGCGGCTGCAATCGGTCAAAAACGGCTTCGCGCTGGTGCCGCAGAGCGCGGAGGTGGTGGCCGTGCACGACGGCGCGCGCCCGCTGGCATCTGCCGCGCTGGCAAGGGCGGTCTGCGCGGGCGCGCTGCAAAGCGGCGCGGCGGTGGCCGCCGTGCCGGTGAAAGACACCATAAAAATTTCCGAGGACGGCAAAACCGTCCTCTCCACCCCGGACCGCGCGCAGCTGTGGGCCGCGCACACGCCGCAGTGCTACCGCAGGGACGTGCTGGCCGAGATGTTTTCCAGATTTCCCGACGCCGGAGACGTCTCCGACGAATCCCAGCTGGCCGAGCGCGCCGGTTTTGACGTCGCGCTGGTCCCCTCGGCCTACGAAAACATAAAAATCACCACCCCGGACGATATCGCCGTGGCGGAGGCTTTGATGAAAAACGAGCGCTGCTCCGAAATGCCGCGCGTGCGAGTGGGAATGGGCTACGACATGCACCGGCTGGTGGCCGGCAGGCCGCTCATCCTGGGCGGGCTGGCCATAGCGCACGGCAAGGGGCTGCTGGGCCATTCCGACGGCGACGCCGTGCTGCACGCCGTCTGCGACGCGGCGCTGGGCGCCATGGCCGCCGGCGAGATAGGCATTTATTTTCCCCCCACCGACCTGACCATAATGGGCATTTCCAGCAAGGCCATAGCGGAAAAAACGCTGGAGGTG includes:
- a CDS encoding DNA adenine methylase, producing MIESLSTQGVKYAGSKLKLLPHILALAAKTGAGTVLDGFSGTTRVSQAFAKNGYGVICNDIAVWSETFGRCYLLNRKTRDEYAELFAHLNAAAPADGWFSEHYGGAAGDGRAAGSDGLKKPWQIHNTRKLDGIRDEIERLKLPPVDKAVVLTGLILALDRVDNSLGHHAAYLKNWSARSYGQLKLEIPDFCGGGRGHQVFRRDIFDLLPEVSADLAYFDPPYGSNNGKMPPSRVRYAAYYHLWTTVCLNDRPELFGKAKRRSDSSDVKSPSVFEEFRRGAAGRFIAVEAIERLIRGVNAQWVILSYSSGGRATARELDEVMRSCGRLAETVRLEYKRNVMSAMKWTNDWAASPGNPHEEFLFLLEKR
- a CDS encoding glycogen/starch synthase; protein product: MNIILAASEVFPFCKTGGLADVAGALAQVFSRTKDNRLVVFVPKYRNIGGGMFSLKAVPGSFSVPMTGRLETASLLRADWGKATVYFVDCPKYFDRAELYRTKYGDYQDNDERFIFFSRAVLEGAKFIDFKPDIIHCHDWQTGLIPAYLKTLYRIDAFFAKTGSLFTIHNMAFQGCFPRDTHFRAGFGWIDFTPDKLEFYGGINFLKSGIVFGDRVNTVSPGYADEVRLKPEFGRGLEGVLRARGADFSGILNGIDTEIWDPEMDAFIPRGYDFRSFSKGKAAARTALRARTGLAEDKAPLVGIVSRLEGQKGSDIIAAVMPNFAARAQFALLGCGDPHVQDTFAALERQHPGRISCCFAHNEELAHIVYAASDIFLMPSRFEPCGLSQMIAMRYGAPPVVTRTGGLADTVSDAAPVTGYFAADAQKENVTAALSKAICDFSNRRVWGEVVRNGMKRDFSWDSSAAHYLALFSTIHKLRR
- a CDS encoding DNA adenine methylase, which gives rise to MRALSTEGVKYAGSKLKLLPHILALAGKTGAGTVLDGFSGTTRVSQAFAKNGYGVICNDIAVWSETFGRCYLQNAGLARERGQLLAHLNSLSPELAAKLLNEA
- the ispD gene encoding 2-C-methyl-D-erythritol 4-phosphate cytidylyltransferase, whose amino-acid sequence is MNTANDASGAPPSKTARSAAAKPAAAKRGGWAAIIAAGGSGARMGRPKQMLPLGGKPLLFHSISLFAGMQEFGEIIAVTAPENFPAVEREFGPAVKLAAAGATRLQSVKNGFALVPQSAEVVAVHDGARPLASAALARAVCAGALQSGAAVAAVPVKDTIKISEDGKTVLSTPDRAQLWAAHTPQCYRRDVLAEMFSRFPDAGDVSDESQLAERAGFDVALVPSAYENIKITTPDDIAVAEALMKNERCSEMPRVRVGMGYDMHRLVAGRPLILGGLAIAHGKGLLGHSDGDAVLHAVCDAALGAMAAGEIGIYFPPTDLTIMGISSKAIAEKTLEVLASMNASLSQIDVTVVAEEPKLMPHYGAVRKSLSEIFRLPLESVSFKAKSAEGLGPVGRGEAVECHAVALVTAR
- the radA gene encoding DNA repair protein RadA, with protein sequence MKLKTMHRCQSCGFASPKWLGQCPDCKGWNTLVEEVTETGKPGAKERRALTDFSSELTPLDKARAADEPRIKTGISEVDRLLGGGLVRGQAALLAGAPGIGKSTLTLQLAGGLAPAMKVLYVSGEESLHQVGARAARLKVNSKDILLLSETDLSRIIEAYRKVKPGALVIDSIQTVYHPQFAGSPGTVSQVRESAAELLRLCKSDNALLVLLGHVTKEGSLAGPRVLEHIVDTVLYFDSERHNLLRILRAYKNRFGPTSEIGIFSMSESGLGAVEDASLHFSSAGRDKPLKGRAFSVAMEGSRPIAAEVQALVAPTRYPFPRRLASGLDLNRCQLLLAALERHVGLSLENKDVFLSVAGGIRLDDPALDLAVCAAVISSARDTVIGWENVFVGEVGILGQVSRVPWLGARLAEAGRLGFKTAHVPPVSGSEKLPQKPSAAVTEDLRELFNAVAAKAAVKA
- a CDS encoding MlaD family protein translates to MVNVEAKVGIFAIAGLLLLGLGIFSLGDFSVRREYPLSVEFRDVAGLPDKSVVRLSGVDIGKVKSIEMEGDHVLVHLAVREGVKICRDARFQIGSTSIIGSKYLQIDQGHDSAGFLSPGARVKGDNILPLDRMLASTLSTMQRLMDEVSQKGRLGRDLSKTMENLRDLTANMNELISTVQPRVESSMKNMEDISAKLDGLIAKVDSLVNKINTGQGVAGALVTDEKMRDDLKTTMANVKDASGRAKDILTKVTDFKVHWKYTSRYEPQAAASRSDFGVEISPRLGRYYYLGIANLRNGDDQSPRPDYAEKNKVEAQLGWTGQDYDFYAGLIRGAGGFGIRYTPFGQTPALKRLSVNAAAYDFLRNRTINGREFNAPQYDLGTELHLSRVISLGAGVVDIKGTGNTSYSLNLKFEDKDIAYLLGLVTLGTVRTSGGN
- a CDS encoding type II TA system antitoxin MqsA family protein, whose protein sequence is MKTYCPNCDKMVPAVEHTKAEKLPVKGDEIEIKSVFLRCPECSESIFNEKLDSKNLEQAFAGYRRKHKLLSPREIRAIREQYGLSQRAFGGLLGWGEITIHRYEAGAIQDRAHNELLELIKMPENMLFIYEENKELLPQRLRDEIHIKVNVLMERAAVSRFNKAFEYYLSYAKTAQPEFTGNKAFDLRKTIQMILYIVNHLKETFKTKINKMLWYADFLHFKRHMISISGNGYVHLDFGPVPNHYDLILSKMVEDKLLRKEERKFGEAISALVTPNAREFTETEKEALDFVIGKFKNSSCNEISQQSHNESPYKNTATRERISYHLAKNLTMSLP